DNA from Leptospira bandrabouensis:
AGTGAATTTCTGGCCAAGGGAAAAAAATATTATGTCACTAAGCGCCCTTGATGCGAAGGAGGCGTTAGCCGTCCGAAGGACCGAAGCGAACGCGAAGTCCGGAGACAGCAAGGAAAGGCGCCCTAATTCGTTCTTGTTTCCCTCCTTATAGTTAAAAATGATGGAAAAATAAGTTAAATTTTCCGCAGGAAGTGTGCCCATCCATGGCAAATATCTATTACGACGACAGTTGCGATCTAAATCTCCTTAAAGGTAAAACCATTGCAGTGATTGGCTACGGAAGCCAAGGTCACGCCCAAGCTCAAAACATGAAAGATTCTGGTTTGAAAGTCATTATTGGACTTCGCGATGGATCTAAATCAGTGAAGGAAGCCAAAGAAGCTGGCTTTGAAGTGTACAATGTTGCGGAAGCTGCAAAAAAAGCAGACATCATCCAAATCCTTGCTCCTGATACCATCCAAGCTGACATGTATAAGGCGGACATTGAACCGAACCTTAGCGAAGGAAAGGCTCTTGTTTTTTCTCATGGGTTTAACATCCATTACGATCTCATCACTCCTCCTAAAAACGTAGACGTGTATATGGTAGCTCCAAAAGGTCCAGGCCATTTGGTTCGCCGTGTTTACACAGAAGGTGGTGGAGTTCCTTGTTTAATTGCCATTTACCAAGATGCGACTGGCCAAGCAAAAGCACGCGCCCTTGCACACGCAAGTGGAGTAGGCGGGGGAAGAGCTGGAATTTTAGAAACATCTTTCCGTGAAGAAACAGAAACCGACCTCTTTGGAGAACAAGCAGTTCTTTGTGGTGGTGTGGCAAACCTCATTATGAGTGGATTTGAAACATTAACCGAAGCAGGATACGATCCTGAAATCGCATATTTTGAATGTTTACATGAAGTGAAACTCATCACTGATTTAATTTACGAAGGTGGACTGGCTCGTATGCGTTATTCCATCTCTGATACTGCAGAGTATGGTGATTATATCAGCGGACCACGTATCATTGATGCTGGTGTGAAAGCTCGTATGAAAGACGTTCTCACTGATATCCAAAAAGATAAAGGTGCAGCGTTCGCAAAACGTTGGATGGCTGATACAAAAGCGGGATACCCTGAGTATAAAAAACTCAAAGAAAAAAATGCGGCCCACCCGATCGAAGCAGTAGGAGCAAAACTACGTTCGATGATGAAGTGGCTTGCGAAGTAATTTTTTAAGGTAACTTAAGTTTTAGTCTAAAGAAAGGAAAGAAGGATTTTTTATGAAAGTAACACAAAAGATAGTACTCGCAGCACCTGCACGAACTCCTTTTGCTCAAATTGGAAAGGCACTCTCGCAGTACTCTGGTCACCACCTCGGTAAAATCGTTGGTGAAGAAGTTATGAAACGCAGTGGATTAAAACCTACTGATATTGACGGTGTGATCGTGGGAGAAGGTTTTTCTAACGCACCTAACTCGGCACGTGTGATTGCAAACTTGCTTGGACTTCCTATGGAAATTCCATGCCTTACAGTTGCCAACAACTGTGTATCTGGTTTGGAAGCAGTTGCGGAAGCCACTCGCCGCATTATGCTTGGGGAAGGAAAAGTTTTCCTCGTCATTGGTGAAGAGTCACAAACTTCTATGCCATTTGTTGTAAAAAATGCGCGTCTTAACAAAAAAACAAACAGTTTAGACTCTCTTGTAAAACTTCTTCCAAATGACCTTCCTGAAGGTGTGGAACTTCGTGATACACTCGAGGACGGACTTGGTGATGGGGAAACTTCTTTCGGTATGCAAGTAACGGCAGAAATTCTCGCACAAAACTATACACTTTCTCGTGAAACACAAGACAAGGTAGCTTACGAATCTTTCAAACGTGCCTTTGATGCCACTCAAGAAGGTCGTTACAAACCATATATTATGGAAGTGAAAGACGATGAAGGGAACATGTTACAAGCTGATGAAGCAGTTCTACTTCGTGAAGGTCTTGTGAAAAACCCTACTCGTATGGGTCGTGCGATGTTACTCTTTGACAACCCTCAAATGAAATTTGACCAGTTCAAAGAAAAATACAGCAAATACTTAAAAAAATCTCATGGACCAACTCTTTCTATCTTCAATGCAAGCCCACGTTCTGATGGAGCGGCTGGTATCATTGTAGCGTCTGAAGATGCGGCTAAAAAATTAGGTCTTACTGCAAAAGCTTATGTGAATGGTTTTAACATGCGTGGTGTGGATCCAAACCTTATGGGTCTTGGCCAAGCAGAAGCAACTATCGCTCTTCTTGGGGAAACTGGTGATAAAATCGAAAACATCGACATCATCGAAATCCACGAAGCATTTGCTGCCACAGCAGTAGCAGCTCTTGAAGAAATCAAATCTAGAACTGGTCTTGACTGGGAAAAGAAATTTGATGAGAAAAAAATCAACCCGAACGGTGGATCGATCTCCATTGGACACCCGTTTGGTGCTACCGGTGTGAGACTCCTTCACAACGCCATCATGGACTTTGAAGAAAACAAAGACGTGAAAAAGGTACTTGTGACTGCATGTGCACACGGTGGGATCGCAGGATCAATGATCGTAGAAAGAGCTTAAGTCGAATTTAAAATTCGGATACGTTTCGTTCGAAAGATCGATGGAAAAGCCAAGGGTAACCTTGGCTTTTTTGTTTTGGGGAGGGAAATGGATTGAGAGGCGAGCGTTGGGAAAGTATGAACTTATTGGAAAAGAATTTTTGGTTTTGAGAAAGGGATTTGTAAGAAAGGAAAAGATGTGGTAAGAGGTAGGTATTGGGAGGCGGGTCTAGTTCCCCACCCAAATCAGGGCGGGGATATAAGATTCACAATCCACCCCCAAACCGCCCAAGCATAGGAACAAGCCCTTCTTTAGTCTGACCCGCTGTGTCATATCCAGGAAAAATCTTAACTAACTTCAAATAAAAATGTTTTTCGATTCGTTTTGTCCCGTTGGTTGTTTTTTCAAACACATCTTTACTGAACAAATGAAATTCAAAATATCCCGACTTAAACTTGCCATCAGCACTAACTCGACTTCCAATTCGAAATCTTATGGGAAATTTGGAACTTAAAGACTCAAAACAAGATTCACCATCAAAAGAAAGAGTTTTAGATACATGAATTTTTTCCTTCATACCCATCTCTCGAAAACTTCGCGCGCCAGGAAGTTGCAATAAAACCTTTCCTTCTCTTCTAAACTCCAAAGTATAAGATAAAATTTCCAAGTTTGATACATCATCTGCACTTATAACTATAGTTAGGTGATTGTCTAAAACATCCGTTGAACGTGTGACAATGTTTCCTTCCCTTTGCCCTATTGTAATCACTTTGTTTGTATCTATGTTCACGATGTACTTAAATACTAAACCAGGATACAACAAGTCCTTACCACCTATCGTCATCTCTGAGTGAATTGGAGTTTG
Protein-coding regions in this window:
- the ilvC gene encoding ketol-acid reductoisomerase; translation: MANIYYDDSCDLNLLKGKTIAVIGYGSQGHAQAQNMKDSGLKVIIGLRDGSKSVKEAKEAGFEVYNVAEAAKKADIIQILAPDTIQADMYKADIEPNLSEGKALVFSHGFNIHYDLITPPKNVDVYMVAPKGPGHLVRRVYTEGGGVPCLIAIYQDATGQAKARALAHASGVGGGRAGILETSFREETETDLFGEQAVLCGGVANLIMSGFETLTEAGYDPEIAYFECLHEVKLITDLIYEGGLARMRYSISDTAEYGDYISGPRIIDAGVKARMKDVLTDIQKDKGAAFAKRWMADTKAGYPEYKKLKEKNAAHPIEAVGAKLRSMMKWLAK
- a CDS encoding thiolase family protein; the protein is MKVTQKIVLAAPARTPFAQIGKALSQYSGHHLGKIVGEEVMKRSGLKPTDIDGVIVGEGFSNAPNSARVIANLLGLPMEIPCLTVANNCVSGLEAVAEATRRIMLGEGKVFLVIGEESQTSMPFVVKNARLNKKTNSLDSLVKLLPNDLPEGVELRDTLEDGLGDGETSFGMQVTAEILAQNYTLSRETQDKVAYESFKRAFDATQEGRYKPYIMEVKDDEGNMLQADEAVLLREGLVKNPTRMGRAMLLFDNPQMKFDQFKEKYSKYLKKSHGPTLSIFNASPRSDGAAGIIVASEDAAKKLGLTAKAYVNGFNMRGVDPNLMGLGQAEATIALLGETGDKIENIDIIEIHEAFAATAVAALEEIKSRTGLDWEKKFDEKKINPNGGSISIGHPFGATGVRLLHNAIMDFEENKDVKKVLVTACAHGGIAGSMIVERA